One Bacillota bacterium DNA segment encodes these proteins:
- the murJ gene encoding murein biosynthesis integral membrane protein MurJ, with protein MMAGILSKCLGFVRTMVIAAVYGASSQVDAFVVAQNIPGMLFGLVGGALGTVVIPLFTRKRVTEGDEKAFRMLGTIWNAVILAALLIIIIGEFAMPLLVKLIAPGFRGEVYEQTITLGYIMMPGVLVTGLSFTASGVLNSFQVFGLPAFAGPLQNVIIIASVFTLGRVMGIKGLAFGTLMGMAAQLVILWLVLRNKGFRPGMSIDWRLPELRQMVMLSLPVAVGAGLGTVNALVDRILASSLPAGNVAAIDYSARLYTLPMTLLGSAIGTVLYPTFAEFAASRDDARTTDGIRRGLSVGTLGLFPISAGIFVLARPLTQVVYQRGMFDANATILTSGVLAMYVLGVPAMSWRDVASRAFYANGDTITPLKTGILSVAVNVALNLVLIRFMAARGLALATSIASWVGALSLMWLWDRKQSCAAAKILGSRFLSETVKVLAATAIMSIVVYFLWNHAVEQATASRMTDMSNMQTLSWLIPATFVGAVTYLLCAWCLKVGEFRFIVDLAKRGLRRLTNR; from the coding sequence ATGATGGCCGGCATACTGAGCAAATGTCTTGGCTTCGTTCGCACAATGGTGATTGCTGCGGTGTATGGAGCGAGTTCCCAGGTGGACGCTTTCGTTGTGGCGCAGAATATCCCAGGCATGCTTTTTGGACTTGTGGGCGGCGCGCTTGGCACCGTAGTAATCCCGCTTTTCACCCGAAAAAGAGTCACCGAAGGGGATGAGAAGGCATTTCGCATGCTGGGAACCATCTGGAATGCGGTGATTCTGGCCGCGTTGCTGATAATTATCATAGGAGAATTCGCGATGCCCCTCCTGGTAAAGCTGATCGCCCCAGGTTTCAGGGGCGAGGTCTATGAGCAAACGATCACACTTGGTTACATAATGATGCCGGGAGTTCTTGTCACCGGGCTCAGCTTCACGGCAAGCGGCGTGCTGAATTCCTTTCAAGTCTTTGGACTTCCGGCATTTGCGGGCCCATTGCAGAATGTGATCATCATCGCTTCCGTTTTCACTCTTGGCCGTGTGATGGGAATAAAAGGGCTTGCCTTTGGGACGCTGATGGGAATGGCGGCCCAACTTGTTATTTTATGGCTCGTCTTGAGGAATAAAGGTTTCCGGCCGGGGATGAGCATCGACTGGCGCTTGCCAGAGCTCAGACAAATGGTCATGCTGTCATTGCCAGTGGCGGTTGGGGCAGGCCTCGGGACCGTCAACGCGCTTGTGGACAGGATCCTGGCATCCAGCCTTCCAGCGGGAAATGTAGCGGCAATTGACTATTCAGCGCGGCTTTATACTCTTCCCATGACACTCCTCGGAAGCGCCATCGGAACGGTTCTATATCCTACATTTGCCGAATTCGCGGCTTCCAGGGATGATGCCCGGACAACCGATGGAATTCGCCGCGGATTGTCTGTGGGCACTCTGGGACTCTTCCCCATCTCCGCTGGAATATTCGTGCTCGCCAGACCCCTGACGCAGGTGGTCTATCAGAGAGGAATGTTCGATGCCAATGCAACCATTCTGACTTCTGGAGTTCTAGCCATGTATGTGTTGGGGGTCCCCGCCATGAGTTGGCGTGATGTTGCCAGCCGAGCATTCTATGCCAATGGAGATACCATAACGCCCCTGAAGACCGGGATACTGAGCGTGGCGGTCAATGTGGCGCTCAATCTCGTCCTTATCCGCTTTATGGCGGCTAGAGGCCTCGCCCTCGCGACCTCCATCGCGTCATGGGTAGGAGCATTGAGCCTCATGTGGCTGTGGGACCGGAAACAATCTTGCGCCGCGGCGAAGATCCTTGGCAGTCGGTTTCTTTCTGAAACCGTCAAGGTGCTGGCTGCCACAGCTATCATGTCAATAGTCGTATATTTTCTCTGGAATCACGCAGTAGAGCAGGCAACTGCAAGCAGAATGACAGATATGTCAAATATGCAGACCCTTTCATGGCTGATTCCGGCGACATTTGTGGGTGCTGTGACATACCTCTTATGCGCGTGGTGTCTGAAAGTTGGAGAATTTAGATTCATTGTCGATCTAGCGAAGCGAGGGCTGAGACGATTGACTAACAGGTGA
- a CDS encoding carbohydrate kinase family protein: MREFDVIVVGELNADIIMRLDSPPEPGKEVLATDSLITLGSSSAICAVGLARLGLGVKFIGFVGDDDLGRFILRRLHGEGIEVEDVEIAKGEKTGFTVSLVHGGDRALVTEPGVMRKFDLKDEDFPKLSSARHLHISSPFLQESLRTATILREAKVRGLSTSLDPGWDPLDSRWDSLKPAFQHIDILLMNQVELERFSKGKGIGAIELPRRVIVKLGSMGSTGRWDGETVSQPAFPVAPVDTTGAGDSFNAGFLYAFLNGYDVQEAMRFGNACGALSCMALGGTEGFPRLDQVLKFLGK; the protein is encoded by the coding sequence ATGAGAGAATTCGATGTAATTGTCGTAGGTGAGCTCAATGCCGATATAATAATGAGGCTGGATTCGCCTCCGGAGCCGGGGAAGGAAGTCCTCGCCACAGATTCCCTCATCACCCTTGGCAGTTCCTCTGCAATATGCGCCGTTGGCCTCGCCAGACTGGGACTCGGAGTGAAATTCATTGGATTTGTTGGTGATGATGACCTTGGTAGGTTCATATTGAGAAGGCTTCATGGTGAAGGGATCGAGGTAGAGGATGTGGAAATAGCGAAGGGGGAGAAGACAGGCTTCACCGTTTCGCTTGTTCATGGCGGTGACAGGGCCCTGGTGACAGAACCTGGTGTCATGAGGAAATTTGACCTCAAAGATGAGGATTTTCCGAAACTCTCCTCTGCAAGGCACCTACATATTTCATCTCCTTTCCTGCAGGAAAGCCTTCGGACAGCAACGATCCTGAGGGAGGCAAAGGTTCGCGGTCTCTCCACATCCCTTGATCCCGGCTGGGACCCGCTAGACAGTCGCTGGGATTCGTTGAAACCAGCCTTTCAGCATATTGACATATTGCTCATGAATCAGGTAGAGCTGGAAAGATTCTCGAAGGGGAAGGGAATCGGAGCCATTGAACTGCCCCGGCGGGTGATTGTAAAGCTAGGAAGCATGGGAAGCACCGGCAGGTGGGATGGGGAGACCGTAAGTCAGCCAGCATTTCCCGTAGCTCCAGTTGATACCACCGGAGCGGGAGATTCGTTCAATGCTGGATTCCTCTATGCATTCCTGAATGGATATGATGTGCAAGAGGCGATGCGGTTCGGCAATGCCTGCGGAGCCCTATCATGCATGGCTCTCGGGGGCACAGAGGGATTCCCGCGGCTTGACCAGGTATTGAAATTCCTGGGCAAATAA
- a CDS encoding DUF456 domain-containing protein, giving the protein MGHIIGMTIALILFLLGLAGTVLPALPGAPLIWLGMFVYGLFTGFARIRFVFLLLQGVAVGLTFLIDYAGTAYGAKRYGGSIAAIRGSAIGLLLGPLVMGLPGIIIGPFVGALIAELLKGATLERSFRSAFGTLIGLAGATLLKLGIEIVMIIWFFVRVH; this is encoded by the coding sequence ATGGGACACATCATAGGAATGACAATTGCCCTTATTCTGTTTCTCCTGGGGCTGGCAGGCACGGTGTTGCCGGCTCTTCCGGGCGCTCCGTTGATATGGCTCGGCATGTTCGTTTACGGCCTCTTCACCGGCTTTGCCCGTATCAGGTTCGTGTTCTTGTTGCTCCAGGGGGTGGCTGTAGGCCTTACGTTTCTCATAGACTATGCTGGCACCGCATATGGAGCGAAAAGATATGGAGGGTCGATCGCCGCTATCCGGGGTAGTGCTATTGGTCTTCTCCTGGGGCCGCTGGTAATGGGCCTCCCGGGGATTATTATAGGGCCCTTTGTAGGGGCCCTTATAGCCGAGCTTCTGAAAGGCGCGACGCTGGAGCGGTCATTTCGGTCCGCATTCGGGACATTGATCGGCCTTGCAGGCGCCACGCTCCTCAAGCTTGGGATTGAAATCGTAATGATCATATGGTTCTTTGTGAGAGTTCATTAG
- a CDS encoding methylcobamide--CoM methyltransferase: protein MARNSPRRLVVPLLGYPGARLTNSTLRQNGFNAELHFRSVSNIVERFSPDAVFFMMDLSLEAGALGLPVRYPLNESPTVEEHPVKRIEDLGQFKVLDPMNDARIRSFIRVMELMKKHLSIPCGGYVIGPFTLAGLMMGATEITMATILDPDLVRYTIEFSTQVCRRYAKALADAGADMIAILEPTAVLLSPQAFPEFCGNHISEIISEMKPMMILHICGNTTHLLSEMSKTGAQGLSLDAAVDFPSAVHRVDPEVVLIGNIDPVGVMVQESPDQVRERVRNLLNAMFPYENFILSTGCDLPLETPFENIDAFMDEGRRQMNGGIHLEDEGCLQTSGNCCQENVGCHRANGGSRQESGSCCPANEGRRQVKAAYCQAGENCCEADEDCCC from the coding sequence ATGGCGAGGAATTCCCCCAGGAGGCTCGTGGTTCCTCTCCTGGGTTATCCGGGGGCTCGACTCACGAATTCCACTCTCCGTCAGAACGGGTTCAACGCGGAACTGCACTTCAGATCCGTATCGAATATAGTTGAGAGATTCTCACCGGATGCTGTCTTTTTCATGATGGACCTATCACTGGAGGCGGGGGCGCTGGGGCTTCCCGTGCGTTATCCGCTCAACGAATCTCCAACGGTGGAAGAACATCCTGTCAAGAGGATAGAGGATCTAGGGCAGTTTAAGGTGCTGGACCCGATGAATGATGCGCGGATCAGGTCGTTCATCCGCGTGATGGAACTCATGAAGAAGCACCTTTCGATCCCATGCGGCGGATATGTCATAGGACCATTCACCCTCGCTGGACTTATGATGGGTGCAACCGAGATCACCATGGCAACGATCTTGGACCCTGATTTAGTTCGCTATACAATTGAATTTTCGACGCAGGTATGTCGAAGATATGCTAAAGCATTGGCTGACGCGGGTGCTGACATGATAGCGATCTTGGAGCCGACCGCTGTCTTGCTGTCACCTCAGGCATTCCCGGAATTCTGCGGGAATCACATAAGTGAGATCATAAGCGAGATGAAACCCATGATGATCCTGCATATCTGCGGCAATACCACACATCTTCTGTCTGAAATGTCCAAGACAGGGGCTCAGGGTCTCAGTCTGGACGCAGCAGTGGATTTCCCATCAGCTGTGCATAGGGTGGACCCAGAGGTAGTGCTTATCGGAAATATCGACCCGGTAGGGGTCATGGTGCAGGAGTCTCCCGACCAGGTTCGTGAACGAGTAAGAAATCTACTAAATGCCATGTTTCCATACGAAAACTTCATCCTGAGCACCGGGTGCGACCTGCCCCTGGAGACGCCATTTGAGAACATCGACGCCTTCATGGATGAGGGACGCCGTCAGATGAATGGAGGTATCCACCTGGAGGATGAGGGGTGCCTCCAGACAAGCGGAAACTGCTGCCAGGAGAATGTAGGTTGCCACCGGGCAAATGGAGGCAGCCGCCAGGAGAGTGGAAGTTGCTGCCCGGCAAATGAGGGCCGTCGCCAAGTAAAAGCAGCATATTGCCAGGCGGGCGAGAATTGCTGCGAGGCAGATGAAGACTGTTGTTGCTAA
- a CDS encoding corrinoid protein translates to MSDLHEIWDALEAGNAPKVKTLVETALNSGIDPQTVLNEGLIPAMGRVGEKFKKNEIYVPEVLIAARAMYAGLDVLRPLLAKGGIKRTGKIVIGTVKGDLHDIGKNLVKMMFEGAGFEVIDLGTDVSESKFVEAVRTEKPDLLGMSALLTTTMLSMKSTIEALKQANLRDSVKVIIGGAPVTEKYAQDIGADGYAPDASSAVDVGKQLISA, encoded by the coding sequence ATGTCTGATCTCCATGAAATCTGGGATGCTCTTGAAGCTGGTAATGCACCTAAGGTGAAGACCCTCGTTGAGACAGCGCTCAATAGTGGTATCGACCCACAGACAGTCCTGAATGAGGGCCTGATACCTGCTATGGGCAGGGTAGGGGAAAAGTTCAAGAAAAACGAGATCTATGTGCCTGAAGTTCTAATTGCAGCAAGGGCGATGTATGCGGGGCTTGATGTTCTGAGGCCATTGCTTGCCAAGGGTGGAATCAAAAGGACAGGGAAGATCGTTATTGGCACCGTCAAGGGTGACCTCCACGATATCGGGAAGAACCTTGTCAAGATGATGTTCGAGGGCGCAGGCTTCGAGGTCATCGACCTTGGAACAGATGTAAGCGAGAGCAAGTTTGTTGAGGCGGTTCGGACTGAGAAGCCCGATCTCCTTGGAATGTCCGCTCTTCTAACAACCACCATGCTTTCCATGAAGTCGACCATCGAGGCGCTCAAGCAAGCCAACCTTCGTGACAGCGTCAAGGTCATCATAGGCGGTGCTCCTGTCACCGAGAAATATGCCCAAGATATCGGCGCTGATGGGTATGCGCCGGATGCTAGCTCCGCCGTGGATGTGGGGAAGCAGCTCATCTCGGCGTAG